Proteins found in one Streptococcus criceti HS-6 genomic segment:
- a CDS encoding GbpC/Spa domain-containing protein, with amino-acid sequence MSTKKLKSYTLFSSLLLATVFATNTAFADEAANGSDQTNQSAVSQEQAAQSGQVQSGQSQEAQTDSNNQAVPVTDPTVTEIGKQDNGDGTSTTTSEVTSQDLEKAKADVSQFNEDNKAAVSPAVILSETGMKEQPSVEAAHADNQAQAKAVEDALAAQKGKLDQYKTDMENYQRELDSKPEADKKYQEALAKYEEDRKEYEAQKAAYEEYQKLIAEGIDAGRIEKAQGLIYQNEPNATIALEGVSQFLTKEAVAKHHTDGILDQFNTDKYQTNGTYNADEFTDQNPTTGQEDVWFRIQVGQTITATYTGLENSYYDGKKLSKVVIDYTLNSTTNNDNDALVKLFHDPTKTIFIGAQTSKEGRGDKISITIHPTFFDIDGNRVDLTNNKAIMGLSSLNHWITEYGNHLEAVEVGDNEYIQIPGSSIQNHNGSAYSEKDNQYKTNGSAFNGDGENGWDAINDDGTPRSKSAFYGAGAMTYKGQPFTVTAGGNDQYLPTTIWFSANSVVSVPKDPGQAPEKPEPVEDPKKPEAPKTLELTWHKNIVKETAVNPIPVIPIVPTTVTTVKTPDPQPQPQTPTTPIPVKMAEPKSVAAPVQKQAALPQTGDSNGYGLAAFGVGIVLYAALTLLGSRKMDEHED; translated from the coding sequence ATGTCAACAAAAAAACTCAAGAGCTACACGCTCTTTAGTAGCCTGCTTTTGGCTACCGTTTTTGCAACGAATACAGCTTTTGCTGATGAAGCTGCAAACGGCAGCGATCAAACGAATCAGTCAGCGGTGTCACAGGAGCAAGCAGCACAATCTGGGCAAGTTCAAAGCGGTCAAAGCCAAGAGGCTCAAACTGATAGCAACAATCAAGCAGTGCCTGTCACTGATCCAACCGTTACAGAAATTGGCAAGCAAGATAATGGTGATGGAACATCAACTACGACGTCAGAAGTGACTTCACAAGATTTGGAAAAAGCGAAGGCAGATGTTTCTCAGTTTAATGAAGATAATAAGGCTGCTGTTAGTCCAGCTGTAATTCTTTCAGAAACTGGCATGAAAGAACAGCCTTCGGTAGAAGCAGCACATGCTGATAACCAAGCACAGGCTAAGGCGGTTGAAGACGCGTTAGCAGCTCAAAAAGGAAAGCTTGACCAATATAAAACTGATATGGAAAACTATCAGCGTGAGCTTGATAGTAAACCAGAAGCGGATAAGAAATATCAAGAAGCCTTAGCTAAGTATGAAGAAGATCGTAAGGAGTACGAAGCTCAAAAAGCTGCCTACGAAGAATACCAAAAGCTAATTGCTGAAGGTATTGATGCCGGTCGTATTGAGAAGGCACAAGGTTTGATTTACCAAAATGAACCAAATGCTACTATTGCCTTGGAAGGTGTTAGCCAGTTCTTGACTAAAGAAGCTGTTGCTAAGCACCATACAGATGGTATCTTAGATCAATTTAATACTGACAAGTACCAAACTAACGGTACATATAATGCTGATGAATTTACCGACCAAAATCCAACAACTGGTCAAGAAGATGTTTGGTTCCGCATTCAGGTTGGCCAAACCATAACAGCAACTTACACTGGACTAGAAAATTCTTATTACGATGGCAAGAAATTGAGCAAGGTTGTCATCGACTATACACTTAATAGCACAACCAATAACGATAATGATGCCTTGGTTAAACTTTTCCATGATCCAACAAAGACAATCTTTATTGGGGCACAGACATCTAAGGAAGGCCGTGGTGATAAGATTAGTATCACTATCCACCCAACCTTCTTCGATATTGATGGAAACCGAGTTGATTTGACTAACAACAAGGCGATCATGGGCTTATCTTCCCTTAACCACTGGATTACTGAATACGGTAATCACTTGGAAGCGGTAGAAGTGGGTGATAATGAATATATCCAAATTCCAGGATCATCTATTCAAAATCACAATGGTTCAGCATATTCAGAGAAAGATAACCAATACAAGACTAATGGTTCCGCCTTCAATGGTGACGGTGAAAACGGTTGGGATGCTATTAATGATGATGGCACTCCACGGTCTAAATCAGCTTTCTACGGTGCCGGTGCTATGACTTATAAAGGACAACCATTCACAGTTACTGCCGGAGGTAACGATCAGTACCTGCCAACAACTATTTGGTTCTCTGCTAACTCAGTTGTGTCAGTACCGAAAGATCCGGGGCAGGCTCCTGAAAAGCCAGAACCAGTTGAAGATCCTAAGAAGCCTGAAGCTCCCAAAACTTTGGAATTAACTTGGCATAAAAATATTGTCAAGGAAACTGCAGTGAATCCGATACCGGTTATTCCAATTGTTCCGACAACCGTTACAACTGTTAAAACACCAGACCCGCAGCCTCAGCCACAAACACCGACCACTCCAATTCCAGTGAAGATGGCTGAACCAAAATCTGTTGCTGCCCCAGTTCAAAAGCAAGCAGCCCTTCCACAAACGGGAGATTCAAATGGTTATGGTCTTGCGGCCTTCGGTGTTGGTATTGTTCTCTATGCTGCTCTTACTCTACTTGGTAGCCGTAAAATGGATGAACATGAAGACTAG
- the gatD gene encoding lipid II isoglutaminyl synthase subunit GatD has product MVYTSLQSPSYRDYDFELHIAHLYGNLMNTYGDNGNILMLKYVAEKLGAKVSVDIVSLDDDFDDSYYDLVFFGGGQDYEQSIVAQNLPRIKDAIGRYIENNGVLLAICGGFQLLGQYYVQANGEKIDGIGVMGHYTLNQENNRYIGDIKIHNEEFDETYYGFENHQGRTFLANNEKPLGICLYGNGNNKEDGTEGVHYKNVFGSYFHGPILSRNANLAYRLVTTALQNKYGQDVKLASYDDILAQEVPEEYADVKSKAEFEK; this is encoded by the coding sequence ATGGTTTATACCTCCTTACAGTCTCCTAGTTATCGAGACTATGATTTTGAGCTTCATATTGCCCACCTGTACGGAAACCTCATGAATACTTACGGTGATAACGGTAATATCCTTATGCTCAAATACGTGGCTGAAAAGTTGGGAGCCAAGGTCTCTGTCGATATTGTCTCTTTGGATGACGACTTTGACGACAGCTACTACGATCTGGTTTTCTTCGGTGGCGGTCAGGACTACGAGCAATCTATTGTTGCCCAAAACCTCCCTCGCATTAAGGACGCCATCGGTCGCTATATCGAAAACAACGGTGTTCTCTTAGCTATCTGTGGGGGGTTCCAATTATTAGGCCAATACTACGTCCAAGCCAATGGTGAAAAAATCGACGGCATCGGTGTCATGGGTCACTATACCCTCAACCAAGAAAACAACCGCTACATCGGTGACATCAAGATTCACAACGAGGAATTTGATGAAACTTACTATGGTTTTGAGAATCATCAAGGTCGCACCTTCCTTGCCAATAATGAAAAGCCTTTAGGCATCTGCCTCTACGGTAATGGTAACAACAAAGAAGATGGCACCGAGGGGGTTCACTACAAGAATGTCTTCGGCTCCTACTTCCACGGCCCAATCCTCTCCCGCAATGCTAACCTTGCCTATCGCTTAGTTACAACAGCGCTACAAAACAAATACGGTCAAGACGTCAAGCTTGCCAGCTATGACGACATCTTAGCCCAAGAAGTTCCCGAAGAATACGCAGACGTTAAAAGCAAGGCGGAGTTTGAAAAATAA
- the murT gene encoding lipid II isoglutaminyl synthase subunit MurT: MKLQTLLGITAGKSAHFMLSKMGRGSTLPGKLALKFDKDILDSIAKDYEIVVITGTNGKTLTTALTVGILKEAFGEVVTNPSGANMITGITSTFLTAKKAKSGKKIAVLEIDEASLPKITDYITPSLFVFTNIFRDQMDRYGEIYTTYQMILDGAAKAPQATILANGDSPLFHSKKVVNPVQFYGFATDKGETKQAHYNTEGTLCPKCQHILEYRLNTYANLGDYVCPNCGFERPKLDYVLTKLTEITNTTSKFIIDGQDYKINVGGLYNIYNALAAVAVAEFFGVESSQIKAGFDKSRAVFGRQETFKIGDKSCTLVLIKNPVGASQALDMIKLAPYPFSLSVLLNANYADGIDTSWIWDANFEAILDMNIPEINAGGVRHSEIARRLRVTGYPEDKITQAESLKDIMTLIKQQDEEHAYILATYTAMLEFREILASHHAVGKEMH, encoded by the coding sequence ATGAAATTACAAACATTACTAGGGATTACGGCGGGAAAGTCAGCGCATTTTATGCTCAGTAAGATGGGACGAGGATCGACTCTGCCTGGTAAACTAGCCCTAAAATTTGATAAGGATATTTTAGATAGCATTGCTAAGGACTACGAAATCGTGGTCATAACGGGAACTAATGGCAAAACTCTAACAACCGCCTTGACTGTCGGTATTCTCAAAGAGGCCTTTGGGGAAGTTGTAACCAATCCAAGCGGTGCTAATATGATTACTGGTATCACTTCAACCTTTTTGACAGCTAAGAAGGCCAAGTCTGGCAAGAAAATTGCCGTGCTGGAAATTGACGAAGCTAGTCTGCCAAAAATCACAGATTACATCACTCCTAGCCTCTTTGTTTTTACGAATATCTTTCGCGATCAGATGGATCGCTACGGAGAGATTTACACAACCTACCAGATGATTTTAGATGGAGCTGCCAAAGCTCCCCAAGCTACTATTTTGGCCAATGGGGACAGCCCTCTCTTTCATTCCAAAAAGGTTGTCAACCCTGTGCAATTCTACGGTTTTGCCACAGACAAAGGGGAGACTAAACAGGCTCACTATAACACCGAAGGCACCCTCTGCCCCAAGTGTCAGCATATTTTGGAATACCGTCTCAATACCTATGCCAATTTAGGAGACTATGTCTGCCCTAACTGTGGCTTTGAACGGCCAAAATTAGACTATGTGCTTACGAAGTTGACTGAAATCACCAATACAACCTCTAAATTCATCATTGATGGTCAGGATTATAAAATCAATGTTGGCGGCCTCTACAATATCTACAACGCCCTAGCTGCCGTGGCTGTAGCCGAATTCTTTGGTGTTGAGTCCAGTCAAATTAAAGCTGGTTTCGATAAAAGCCGAGCAGTCTTTGGGCGTCAAGAAACCTTTAAAATTGGTGATAAGTCCTGTACTCTGGTTCTGATTAAGAACCCTGTTGGTGCCAGCCAAGCCCTAGATATGATTAAATTAGCACCTTATCCCTTCAGTCTCTCCGTTCTTCTCAATGCCAATTATGCCGACGGTATTGATACCAGCTGGATATGGGATGCTAATTTCGAGGCTATCCTAGACATGAATATTCCAGAAATCAATGCCGGTGGTGTCCGCCACTCTGAAATTGCCAGACGTTTGCGGGTCACTGGTTATCCAGAAGATAAAATTACCCAAGCTGAGAGCCTCAAGGACATCATGACCTTGATTAAACAACAAGATGAAGAGCACGCCTATATTCTGGCCACCTACACAGCCATGCTGGAATTCAGAGAAATTTTGGCCAGCCATCACGCTGTTGGAAAGGAGATGCACTAA
- a CDS encoding GlsB/YeaQ/YmgE family stress response membrane protein, translating to MLGSIIVGAIIGMLAGAITKKSDSMGCLANIIAGLIGSFVGQSLFGYWGPSLAGMALIPSIAGAVIVIAVVSFFLD from the coding sequence ATGCTTGGTTCAATTATCGTTGGAGCAATTATCGGAATGCTGGCTGGAGCCATTACAAAGAAGAGCGATTCTATGGGCTGTTTAGCCAATATCATTGCTGGTTTGATTGGCTCCTTTGTCGGGCAGTCCCTCTTTGGTTACTGGGGACCATCGCTGGCTGGCATGGCCCTGATTCCCTCCATTGCTGGGGCGGTTATCGTCATTGCCGTTGTCTCCTTTTTCTTGGATTAG
- the cdaA gene encoding diadenylate cyclase CdaA, translating into MNDLINLDPDFWRSIFDSPWAVVVNILDILIVAYLIYKFINALAGTKVMSLVQGVVLFVLLRFLAQIVGLTMVTYLMNQVITYGVIAAVVIFAPEIRTGLEKFGRTPQAFIQTNNMTEDERLVDALMKAVAYMSPRKIGALIAIEGTQTLQEYIATGIVLDANVTSQLLINIFIPNTPLHDGAVIIQGNKIATACSYLPLSESGNISKEFGTRHRAAIGLSENSDSLTLVVSEETGGLSVTYKGEFLHDLSRDDLEAFLRDKLITAEPKKPNLLSQLRGGRRHEK; encoded by the coding sequence ATGAACGATTTAATCAATTTAGATCCTGACTTTTGGCGGTCCATCTTTGATTCCCCTTGGGCTGTTGTTGTCAATATCTTAGATATTTTAATCGTTGCTTACCTCATCTATAAGTTTATCAATGCCCTAGCCGGAACGAAAGTCATGTCACTCGTTCAAGGAGTTGTCCTCTTTGTTCTTCTGCGTTTTCTAGCGCAGATTGTCGGTCTGACGATGGTTACTTACCTGATGAATCAGGTTATCACTTATGGAGTTATTGCAGCGGTTGTTATCTTTGCACCAGAAATTCGGACGGGGTTGGAGAAGTTCGGACGAACACCTCAGGCTTTTATCCAAACGAATAATATGACGGAAGATGAGCGTTTGGTCGATGCTTTGATGAAGGCTGTAGCCTATATGAGCCCGCGAAAAATTGGGGCTTTAATTGCGATTGAGGGGACACAGACCTTGCAGGAATATATCGCAACTGGTATTGTTCTGGATGCTAATGTGACCAGCCAACTGCTGATTAATATTTTCATTCCTAATACACCGCTGCATGATGGTGCTGTTATTATTCAAGGAAATAAGATTGCGACAGCCTGTTCCTACTTGCCTCTTTCTGAATCTGGTAATATTTCTAAAGAATTTGGAACCCGCCACCGGGCTGCGATCGGCTTATCAGAAAACTCTGATTCGCTAACTCTGGTTGTTTCTGAAGAAACAGGTGGTCTATCGGTGACCTACAAGGGAGAATTCCTTCACGATTTGAGTCGAGATGACTTAGAAGCTTTTTTGCGGGATAAACTGATTACGGCTGAGCCTAAAAAACCAAATCTCCTAAGCCAGTTGAGAGGAGGTCGTCGCCATGAAAAATAA